One window from the genome of Cherax quadricarinatus isolate ZL_2023a chromosome 85, ASM3850222v1, whole genome shotgun sequence encodes:
- the LOC128703126 gene encoding uncharacterized protein, protein MITSTQSLLLILSLGVRLSVEVCAPDCSGVDPGISVRDPTDCTRYYVCLSINGVNTPSEFPVECPDSQYFNDGHTVPRCDPIADAPSDFCSDLCDPCIPDCNGNNAGTEQPDPLSCSQFDVCLVDPGHYLENFCPSDAPYFDFRHSVCQSDPTLCYGYCDLCLPHCTYNGQLVIDPVNCHEFYLCSPPTMAHFLCPSNQVFNRLTGECEADADCEILCVTKKH, encoded by the exons ATGATAACCAGCACACAATCTCTCCTGCTGATTCTCTCTCTGGGC GTGAGACTGAGCGTGGAGGTGTGTGCCCCAGACTGCTCAGGTGTGGACCCAGGCATCAGTGTGAGggaccccactgactgtaccagataTTACGTCTGCCTCAGTATCAACG GTGTGAACACACCGTCAGAGTTCCCAGTAGAGTGTCCAGACAGTCAGTACTTCAACGATGGCCACACTGTTCCTCGTTGCGACCCCATCGCGGACGCTCCTTCCGACTTCTGCTCCGACTTGTGTGATCCCTGCATCCCAGATTGTAATGGAAATAACGCTGGCACTGAACAACCCGATCCACTGTCCTGTTCTCAATTTGACGTTTGTTTGGTAGATCCTGGACATTACTTGGAGAACTTTTGCCCCTCGGACGCCCCTTATTTTGATTTCAGACATAGTGTGTGCCAGTCTGACCCAACTCTCTGCTACGGCTACTGTGATTTATGCTTGCCTCACTGTACCTATAATGGTCAGCTCGTTATAGACCCTGTAAACTGTCACGAGTTTTACCTATGCTCACCTCCAACCATGGCCCACTTCTTATGTCCCAGCAACCAGGTATTCAACAGGTTGACAGGAGAATGTGAGGCCGATGCTGACTGTGAGATCCTGTGTGTCACAAAGAAACATTAA